The Henckelia pumila isolate YLH828 chromosome 2, ASM3356847v2, whole genome shotgun sequence genome includes a window with the following:
- the LOC140879774 gene encoding cell division cycle protein 27 homolog B isoform X1: MEAILAECVRDNLRHFVHRNAIFMCERLCAEFPSETNLQLLATCYLQNNQAHCAYQILKGAHMAQCRYLFALSCFQMDLLSEAEAALSPSESCTEVPNGAAGHYLLGLIFRYTDRRQSAIHHFNQALTLDPLLWTAYEELCTLGAAEEATKVFDEGASLCIQKLYLHIELSSQNMRVSNEDHDVASNRSLGSADDSTRQLHSQGNSLRDVSRNNHGAASSQPLNCGSAGLPFYNTPSPMATQSQLSGVAPPPLLRNAQLNGPNMRAFVADNSPRQTVNSTIPGPRRKFVDEGKLRKVSERLFSDSGQRRSMRLAGESVVNTNSYLSVSGNGTNHSSKFLGGSKLISVASRSLTYRKGQSWTNENVDEGIHHDVHDDSRAGIPASNSSPSVDNRLLEEEGLSRSSGAAVSSSSRYNDGASEILVILRLLGDGFRLSCLSRCKDALDIYIKLPQKHYNTGWVLSQVGKAYFEMVDYLEADRAFSLARIASPYSLEGMDIYSTVLYHLKEDMKLSYLAQELVATDRLAPQSWCAMGNCYSLQKDHETALKNFQRSVQLNSRFAYAHTLCGHEYVSLEDFENGIKSYQNALMVDSRHYNAWYGLGMIYLRQEKFEFSEHNFRMAFRINPLSSVIMSYLGTALHALKKNNEALEMMERAILADTKNPLPLYQKANILISMENLDGALAVLEELKEYAPCESSVYALMGRIYKRRNMHDKAMLHFGLALDLKPSATDVAAIKAAIEKLHVPDELEDVL; encoded by the exons ACAAATTTGCAGCTACTTGCCACTTGTTACTTGCAAAACAATCAGGCACACTGTGCATACCAAATTTTAAAAG GAGCGCATATGGCTCAATGCCGCTACTTGTTTGCACTATCGTGCTTTCAGATGGATCTTCTGAGTGAAGCTGAAGCAGCATTATCTCCTAGTGAATCCTGCACGGAG GTTCCAAATGGAGCTGCTGGCCATTACCTTCTTGGACTTATATTCAG GTATACTGACAGAAGGCAAAGTGCTATTCATCACTTTAACCAGGCTTTAACATTGGATCCGTTATTATGGACTGCTTATGAGGAACTTTGTACATTAG GTGCAGCTGAAGAAGCAACAAAGGTTTTTGATGAAGGAGCTTCTCTGTGCATCCAAAAGCTGTATCTACACATAGAATTATCTTCCCAGAATATGCGGGTATCCAATGAGGATCATGATGTTGCTTCTAACAGAAGTTTAGGCTCAGCAGATGACAGTACAAGGCAGTTGCACTCCCAAGGCAATAGCCTACGAGACGTATCTAGAAACAATCACGGAGCAGCTTCCAGTCAACCTCTAAATTGTGGTTCTGCTGGCTTACCATTTTATAATACACCTTCTCCGATGGCTACACAGTCACAG TTATCAGGTGTTGCTCCACCTCCTTTGTTGAGAAATGCCCAACTTAATGGTCCCAACATGAGAGCATTTGTAGCTGATAATTCTCCAAGACAAACTGTTAACTCTACTATTCCAGGCCCAAGGAGAAAATTCGTGGACGAGGGAAAATTAAGAAAG GTCTCCGAGCGGCTGTTTTCTGATTCTGGACAACGACGAAGCATGAGACTTGCTGGAGAATCTGTGGTCAACACAAACTCTTATTTGTCAGTCTCTGGCAATGGAACAAATCACTCTTCTAAATTTCTTGGAGGTTCTAAGTTAATCTCTGTGGCATCACGGTCTTTGACATACCGAAAAGGGCAATCTTGGACAAATGAGAATGTCGACGAAG GGATTCACCATGACGTACATGATGATTCTAGAGCAGGTATCCCAGCTTCAAATTCTTCCCCATCTGTTGATAATAGATTGCTTGAAGAAGAAGGGTTATCAAGGTCATCAGGTGCTGCTGTTTCGAGCAGCTCAAGATACAATGATGGTGCTTCTGAAATATTGGTCATTTTGAGGCTTCTTGGGGATGGTTTCAGACTTTCCTGTCTCTCCCGATGCAAG GATGCACTTGATATCTATATCAAACTTCCTCAAAAGCATTATAATACAGGATGGGTGCTTTCTCAG GTTGGAAAAGCATACTTTGAAATGGTTGATTATCTTGAAGCTGATAGAGCCTTCAGTCTTGCACGTATTGCTTCCCCTTACAGTTTGGAGGGGATGGATATATATTCTACAGTTTTATAT CATCTGAAGGAAGATATGAAGTTGAGTTACCTGGCTCAGGAGCTTGTAGCAACTGATCGTTTAGCTCCTCAATCCTG GTGTGCTATGGGGAATTGCTATAGCTTACAGAAAGACCATGAAACCGCCCTGAAAAATTTTCAGCGATCAGTGCAGTTAAATTCAAGATTTGCTTATGCCCACACCCTCTGTGGTCACGA ATATGTTTCCCTAGAGGATTTTGAAAATGGTATCAAGAGCTATCAGAACGCCCTTATGGTAGATTCCAGGCACTATAATGCCTGGTATGGTCTTGGAATGATCTATCTTAGACAAGAGAAGTTTGAGTTTTCAGAGCATAACTTTCGGATGGCTTTCCGAATCAATCCGCTTTCCTCTGTAATAATGTCATATCTTGGGACTGCTTTGCATGCTCTGAAG AAAAATAATGAAGCACTGGAAATGATGGAAAGAGCTATTTTAGCTGATACGAAGAACCCTCTTCCACTTTATCAGAAGGCCAACATATTAATAAGCATGGAAAATCTTGATGGGGCTTTAGCAGTGCTTGAGGAGCTCAAAGAGTATGCTCCATGCGAGAGCAGTGTTTATGCATTAATGGGCAGGATATACAAACGGCGAAATATGCACGACAAAGCCATGCTTCATTTTGGACTTGCATTGGATTTGAAACCTTCTGCAACTGATGTTGCTGCCATTAAG GCTGCCATTGAGAAATTACATGTACCGGATGAGTTGGAGGATGTCCTATGA
- the LOC140879774 gene encoding cell division cycle protein 27 homolog B isoform X2, whose amino-acid sequence MEAILAECVRDNLRHFVHRNAIFMCERLCAEFPSETNLQLLATCYLQNNQAHCAYQILKGAHMAQCRYLFALSCFQMDLLSEAEAALSPSESCTEVPNGAAGHYLLGLIFRYTDRRQSAIHHFNQALTLDPLLWTAYEELCTLGAAEEATKVFDEGASLCIQKLYLHIELSSQNMRVSNEDHDVASNRSLGSADDSTRQLHSQGNSLRDVSRNNHGAASSQPLNCGSAGLPFYNTPSPMATQSQLSGVAPPPLLRNAQLNGPNMRAFVADNSPRQTVNSTIPGPRRKFVDEGKLRKVSERLFSDSGQRRSMRLAGESVVNTNSYLSVSGNGTNHSSKFLGGSKLISVASRSLTYRKGQSWTNENVDEGIPASNSSPSVDNRLLEEEGLSRSSGAAVSSSSRYNDGASEILVILRLLGDGFRLSCLSRCKDALDIYIKLPQKHYNTGWVLSQVGKAYFEMVDYLEADRAFSLARIASPYSLEGMDIYSTVLYHLKEDMKLSYLAQELVATDRLAPQSWCAMGNCYSLQKDHETALKNFQRSVQLNSRFAYAHTLCGHEYVSLEDFENGIKSYQNALMVDSRHYNAWYGLGMIYLRQEKFEFSEHNFRMAFRINPLSSVIMSYLGTALHALKKNNEALEMMERAILADTKNPLPLYQKANILISMENLDGALAVLEELKEYAPCESSVYALMGRIYKRRNMHDKAMLHFGLALDLKPSATDVAAIKAAIEKLHVPDELEDVL is encoded by the exons ACAAATTTGCAGCTACTTGCCACTTGTTACTTGCAAAACAATCAGGCACACTGTGCATACCAAATTTTAAAAG GAGCGCATATGGCTCAATGCCGCTACTTGTTTGCACTATCGTGCTTTCAGATGGATCTTCTGAGTGAAGCTGAAGCAGCATTATCTCCTAGTGAATCCTGCACGGAG GTTCCAAATGGAGCTGCTGGCCATTACCTTCTTGGACTTATATTCAG GTATACTGACAGAAGGCAAAGTGCTATTCATCACTTTAACCAGGCTTTAACATTGGATCCGTTATTATGGACTGCTTATGAGGAACTTTGTACATTAG GTGCAGCTGAAGAAGCAACAAAGGTTTTTGATGAAGGAGCTTCTCTGTGCATCCAAAAGCTGTATCTACACATAGAATTATCTTCCCAGAATATGCGGGTATCCAATGAGGATCATGATGTTGCTTCTAACAGAAGTTTAGGCTCAGCAGATGACAGTACAAGGCAGTTGCACTCCCAAGGCAATAGCCTACGAGACGTATCTAGAAACAATCACGGAGCAGCTTCCAGTCAACCTCTAAATTGTGGTTCTGCTGGCTTACCATTTTATAATACACCTTCTCCGATGGCTACACAGTCACAG TTATCAGGTGTTGCTCCACCTCCTTTGTTGAGAAATGCCCAACTTAATGGTCCCAACATGAGAGCATTTGTAGCTGATAATTCTCCAAGACAAACTGTTAACTCTACTATTCCAGGCCCAAGGAGAAAATTCGTGGACGAGGGAAAATTAAGAAAG GTCTCCGAGCGGCTGTTTTCTGATTCTGGACAACGACGAAGCATGAGACTTGCTGGAGAATCTGTGGTCAACACAAACTCTTATTTGTCAGTCTCTGGCAATGGAACAAATCACTCTTCTAAATTTCTTGGAGGTTCTAAGTTAATCTCTGTGGCATCACGGTCTTTGACATACCGAAAAGGGCAATCTTGGACAAATGAGAATGTCGACGAAG GTATCCCAGCTTCAAATTCTTCCCCATCTGTTGATAATAGATTGCTTGAAGAAGAAGGGTTATCAAGGTCATCAGGTGCTGCTGTTTCGAGCAGCTCAAGATACAATGATGGTGCTTCTGAAATATTGGTCATTTTGAGGCTTCTTGGGGATGGTTTCAGACTTTCCTGTCTCTCCCGATGCAAG GATGCACTTGATATCTATATCAAACTTCCTCAAAAGCATTATAATACAGGATGGGTGCTTTCTCAG GTTGGAAAAGCATACTTTGAAATGGTTGATTATCTTGAAGCTGATAGAGCCTTCAGTCTTGCACGTATTGCTTCCCCTTACAGTTTGGAGGGGATGGATATATATTCTACAGTTTTATAT CATCTGAAGGAAGATATGAAGTTGAGTTACCTGGCTCAGGAGCTTGTAGCAACTGATCGTTTAGCTCCTCAATCCTG GTGTGCTATGGGGAATTGCTATAGCTTACAGAAAGACCATGAAACCGCCCTGAAAAATTTTCAGCGATCAGTGCAGTTAAATTCAAGATTTGCTTATGCCCACACCCTCTGTGGTCACGA ATATGTTTCCCTAGAGGATTTTGAAAATGGTATCAAGAGCTATCAGAACGCCCTTATGGTAGATTCCAGGCACTATAATGCCTGGTATGGTCTTGGAATGATCTATCTTAGACAAGAGAAGTTTGAGTTTTCAGAGCATAACTTTCGGATGGCTTTCCGAATCAATCCGCTTTCCTCTGTAATAATGTCATATCTTGGGACTGCTTTGCATGCTCTGAAG AAAAATAATGAAGCACTGGAAATGATGGAAAGAGCTATTTTAGCTGATACGAAGAACCCTCTTCCACTTTATCAGAAGGCCAACATATTAATAAGCATGGAAAATCTTGATGGGGCTTTAGCAGTGCTTGAGGAGCTCAAAGAGTATGCTCCATGCGAGAGCAGTGTTTATGCATTAATGGGCAGGATATACAAACGGCGAAATATGCACGACAAAGCCATGCTTCATTTTGGACTTGCATTGGATTTGAAACCTTCTGCAACTGATGTTGCTGCCATTAAG GCTGCCATTGAGAAATTACATGTACCGGATGAGTTGGAGGATGTCCTATGA
- the LOC140879774 gene encoding cell division cycle protein 27 homolog B isoform X3 has protein sequence MAQCRYLFALSCFQMDLLSEAEAALSPSESCTEVPNGAAGHYLLGLIFRYTDRRQSAIHHFNQALTLDPLLWTAYEELCTLGAAEEATKVFDEGASLCIQKLYLHIELSSQNMRVSNEDHDVASNRSLGSADDSTRQLHSQGNSLRDVSRNNHGAASSQPLNCGSAGLPFYNTPSPMATQSQLSGVAPPPLLRNAQLNGPNMRAFVADNSPRQTVNSTIPGPRRKFVDEGKLRKVSERLFSDSGQRRSMRLAGESVVNTNSYLSVSGNGTNHSSKFLGGSKLISVASRSLTYRKGQSWTNENVDEGIHHDVHDDSRAGIPASNSSPSVDNRLLEEEGLSRSSGAAVSSSSRYNDGASEILVILRLLGDGFRLSCLSRCKDALDIYIKLPQKHYNTGWVLSQVGKAYFEMVDYLEADRAFSLARIASPYSLEGMDIYSTVLYHLKEDMKLSYLAQELVATDRLAPQSWCAMGNCYSLQKDHETALKNFQRSVQLNSRFAYAHTLCGHEYVSLEDFENGIKSYQNALMVDSRHYNAWYGLGMIYLRQEKFEFSEHNFRMAFRINPLSSVIMSYLGTALHALKKNNEALEMMERAILADTKNPLPLYQKANILISMENLDGALAVLEELKEYAPCESSVYALMGRIYKRRNMHDKAMLHFGLALDLKPSATDVAAIKAAIEKLHVPDELEDVL, from the exons ATGGCTCAATGCCGCTACTTGTTTGCACTATCGTGCTTTCAGATGGATCTTCTGAGTGAAGCTGAAGCAGCATTATCTCCTAGTGAATCCTGCACGGAG GTTCCAAATGGAGCTGCTGGCCATTACCTTCTTGGACTTATATTCAG GTATACTGACAGAAGGCAAAGTGCTATTCATCACTTTAACCAGGCTTTAACATTGGATCCGTTATTATGGACTGCTTATGAGGAACTTTGTACATTAG GTGCAGCTGAAGAAGCAACAAAGGTTTTTGATGAAGGAGCTTCTCTGTGCATCCAAAAGCTGTATCTACACATAGAATTATCTTCCCAGAATATGCGGGTATCCAATGAGGATCATGATGTTGCTTCTAACAGAAGTTTAGGCTCAGCAGATGACAGTACAAGGCAGTTGCACTCCCAAGGCAATAGCCTACGAGACGTATCTAGAAACAATCACGGAGCAGCTTCCAGTCAACCTCTAAATTGTGGTTCTGCTGGCTTACCATTTTATAATACACCTTCTCCGATGGCTACACAGTCACAG TTATCAGGTGTTGCTCCACCTCCTTTGTTGAGAAATGCCCAACTTAATGGTCCCAACATGAGAGCATTTGTAGCTGATAATTCTCCAAGACAAACTGTTAACTCTACTATTCCAGGCCCAAGGAGAAAATTCGTGGACGAGGGAAAATTAAGAAAG GTCTCCGAGCGGCTGTTTTCTGATTCTGGACAACGACGAAGCATGAGACTTGCTGGAGAATCTGTGGTCAACACAAACTCTTATTTGTCAGTCTCTGGCAATGGAACAAATCACTCTTCTAAATTTCTTGGAGGTTCTAAGTTAATCTCTGTGGCATCACGGTCTTTGACATACCGAAAAGGGCAATCTTGGACAAATGAGAATGTCGACGAAG GGATTCACCATGACGTACATGATGATTCTAGAGCAGGTATCCCAGCTTCAAATTCTTCCCCATCTGTTGATAATAGATTGCTTGAAGAAGAAGGGTTATCAAGGTCATCAGGTGCTGCTGTTTCGAGCAGCTCAAGATACAATGATGGTGCTTCTGAAATATTGGTCATTTTGAGGCTTCTTGGGGATGGTTTCAGACTTTCCTGTCTCTCCCGATGCAAG GATGCACTTGATATCTATATCAAACTTCCTCAAAAGCATTATAATACAGGATGGGTGCTTTCTCAG GTTGGAAAAGCATACTTTGAAATGGTTGATTATCTTGAAGCTGATAGAGCCTTCAGTCTTGCACGTATTGCTTCCCCTTACAGTTTGGAGGGGATGGATATATATTCTACAGTTTTATAT CATCTGAAGGAAGATATGAAGTTGAGTTACCTGGCTCAGGAGCTTGTAGCAACTGATCGTTTAGCTCCTCAATCCTG GTGTGCTATGGGGAATTGCTATAGCTTACAGAAAGACCATGAAACCGCCCTGAAAAATTTTCAGCGATCAGTGCAGTTAAATTCAAGATTTGCTTATGCCCACACCCTCTGTGGTCACGA ATATGTTTCCCTAGAGGATTTTGAAAATGGTATCAAGAGCTATCAGAACGCCCTTATGGTAGATTCCAGGCACTATAATGCCTGGTATGGTCTTGGAATGATCTATCTTAGACAAGAGAAGTTTGAGTTTTCAGAGCATAACTTTCGGATGGCTTTCCGAATCAATCCGCTTTCCTCTGTAATAATGTCATATCTTGGGACTGCTTTGCATGCTCTGAAG AAAAATAATGAAGCACTGGAAATGATGGAAAGAGCTATTTTAGCTGATACGAAGAACCCTCTTCCACTTTATCAGAAGGCCAACATATTAATAAGCATGGAAAATCTTGATGGGGCTTTAGCAGTGCTTGAGGAGCTCAAAGAGTATGCTCCATGCGAGAGCAGTGTTTATGCATTAATGGGCAGGATATACAAACGGCGAAATATGCACGACAAAGCCATGCTTCATTTTGGACTTGCATTGGATTTGAAACCTTCTGCAACTGATGTTGCTGCCATTAAG GCTGCCATTGAGAAATTACATGTACCGGATGAGTTGGAGGATGTCCTATGA